A window from Marinagarivorans cellulosilyticus encodes these proteins:
- a CDS encoding TetR/AcrR family transcriptional regulator has protein sequence MSDCKVREFAKSIYLKTFGMRQCRDAKSEQTRDRILEAAFTEMYENGFQGMRIENVLQKTGLAKGALYHHFPSKKSLGYAVVDEVLFTIKKQLLHGLPESKDPITAYCQILTELANQITEDDVVRGCPLNNLSQEMCGLDEGFKTRLAAIYNYWQQTLTTALAFGQHNGTVRNNIDPDIVATFIISSHQGITGTTKCLQSVTLLRQLNQTLCDYMESLRPEAA, from the coding sequence ATGAGCGATTGCAAAGTGCGAGAATTCGCCAAGTCCATTTACCTCAAGACCTTTGGCATGCGCCAATGTCGCGATGCAAAATCGGAGCAAACACGCGACCGCATTCTAGAAGCCGCTTTTACGGAAATGTACGAAAACGGCTTTCAAGGCATGCGCATCGAAAACGTACTGCAAAAAACGGGTTTGGCCAAAGGCGCGCTCTACCACCATTTTCCCAGCAAAAAATCGCTGGGTTATGCCGTAGTCGACGAAGTGTTGTTCACCATTAAAAAGCAATTATTGCACGGCCTCCCAGAATCAAAAGACCCGATTACAGCCTACTGCCAAATTCTGACCGAGCTTGCTAACCAGATAACCGAAGACGACGTAGTACGCGGGTGCCCGCTGAATAATTTATCGCAAGAAATGTGCGGCCTAGACGAAGGCTTTAAAACCCGCCTTGCCGCCATTTACAACTATTGGCAGCAAACATTAACAACCGCGTTAGCTTTTGGCCAGCATAACGGTACCGTCAGAAACAATATCGACCCAGATATTGTCGCCACGTTTATTATTAGCTCGCACCAAGGCATCACCGGTACAACCAAGTGCTTACAATCGGTGACGCTATTGCGGCAGCTGAATCAAACATTGTGTGATTACATGGAAAGCTTAAGGCCAGAAGCCGCTTGA
- a CDS encoding outer membrane lipoprotein-sorting protein, translating to MTTLFTPLSQLATACAFSLGLLIGSPALAEDNAQKGLTIAAEVQTRDSGWGDSHATMEMTLTNKQGRSSQRKLEMQTLEVENDGDKTLTIFHEPRDVKGTAFLSFSHALEADQQWLYLPALKRVKRISSANKSGPFLGSEFAFEDLSSLEIEKYSYEYLRDDTLGEYPVFVVKYVPQYEHSGYQYLEVWIDQKEYIIRKTEYYDRKGSHLKTLEFNQYKQYLDKYWRAMEYVVQNHQTGKRTQLDWTNYSFQNGIDDKDFTQSALKRAR from the coding sequence ATGACCACCCTTTTTACACCCTTAAGCCAACTGGCCACAGCCTGCGCTTTTAGTTTGGGCTTACTCATCGGCAGCCCGGCTTTAGCCGAAGACAACGCTCAAAAGGGCCTCACAATTGCAGCAGAGGTTCAAACCCGCGATAGCGGTTGGGGCGATAGCCACGCCACCATGGAAATGACACTCACCAATAAACAAGGGCGCAGCAGCCAGCGCAAGCTGGAAATGCAAACCTTAGAGGTGGAAAACGACGGCGACAAAACCCTCACTATTTTCCACGAGCCACGCGATGTAAAAGGCACCGCTTTTTTGTCCTTTTCCCACGCACTTGAGGCCGACCAACAGTGGCTGTATTTGCCTGCCCTTAAACGCGTTAAACGCATTAGCTCGGCCAATAAATCAGGGCCGTTTTTAGGCAGTGAATTCGCATTCGAAGACTTATCCTCACTCGAAATTGAAAAGTACAGCTACGAATACCTGCGCGACGATACCTTAGGCGAGTACCCCGTTTTTGTCGTTAAGTATGTGCCGCAATACGAGCACTCTGGCTACCAATACCTAGAGGTGTGGATCGATCAAAAAGAATACATTATTCGCAAAACTGAATATTACGACCGCAAAGGCTCGCACCTTAAAACACTGGAATTCAACCAGTACAAACAATATTTAGATAAGTATTGGCGCGCCATGGAATACGTGGTGCAAAATCACCAAACCGGCAAGCGCACCCAGCTCGATTGGACAAACTACAGTTTTCAAAACGGAATTGATGACAAAGACTTTACCCAAAGTGCGCTCAAGCGCGCCCGCTAG
- a CDS encoding efflux RND transporter permease subunit, whose amino-acid sequence MEQSFVTRYAEAVIRFRWLILLASLAIIFVAASGGKNLAFTDDYRAFFAKENPQLAAFEEMQNTYDKSDNVLFVVTPKDGNVFTPKTLASIQWLTEQAWQTPYSTRVDSITNFQHTEAIEDDLNVADLVLNTDTLAPADLQTIKDIAVNEPLLIQRLIDDTGTVTGVNVTLQLPGKELTEVPEAAAFVRDLAEQLKARDSNLEVRLSGIVMMNASFAEAAQNDMATLVPLMFLVVIIVLGFLLRSVSATVGTVFIIMLSIAGAMGIFGWMGLKLTPPTASAPTIILTMAVADAVHLLVTFLWGMRSGGLNKQQAMVESLRVNMMPIFLTSVTTALGFLSMNFSEVPPLAHLGNIVALGVMLAFILSVTFLPALIAVLPVKVKPQALNQSYGTSLGKLGALVIHRRKPLLWGMLAISVMFTAFVPKNEINDEFVKYFDESVPFRLDTDYASEHLVSPYTIEYSFKSGEAGGIAEPQYLNKVEAFSKHLESYPEVSHVFTLTDTMKRLNKNMHGDDPAYYKLPDSRELAAQYLLLYEMSLPYGLDLNNQIDVDKSATRITMSTVSLSSNQVIELEKSINQWLAQNASEYSVDAASPNLMFAHIGVRNAHSLLGGTTIALILISFILIAALRSFKIGVISLIPNLVPAGIAFGIWGLVNGQIGMSVSIVAGMTLGIVVDDTVHFLSKYLRARREKGYSAQEACLYAFTHVGQALVVTTLVLVAGFMVLALSTFKLNADMGIVTALTIAVALIVDFLLLPPLLMALDKGKHRQSAASGATTNHSAENIGNIENSVA is encoded by the coding sequence GTGGAACAGAGTTTTGTAACCCGTTATGCCGAAGCCGTAATCCGTTTTCGGTGGTTAATTCTGCTTGCTAGCCTTGCCATTATTTTTGTCGCTGCAAGCGGCGGTAAAAACCTTGCGTTTACCGATGATTACCGCGCTTTCTTCGCCAAGGAGAACCCCCAGCTCGCCGCTTTCGAAGAAATGCAAAATACTTACGATAAATCCGACAATGTGCTCTTTGTGGTCACCCCCAAAGATGGCAATGTTTTCACCCCTAAAACGCTAGCGAGTATTCAGTGGTTAACAGAGCAAGCGTGGCAAACGCCTTACTCGACCCGAGTAGACTCCATCACCAATTTCCAGCATACCGAGGCCATCGAAGACGACCTCAATGTGGCTGACTTGGTTCTTAATACCGATACTCTTGCGCCTGCAGACTTACAAACTATCAAAGACATTGCGGTTAACGAGCCGCTATTGATTCAGCGCTTAATAGACGATACCGGTACGGTTACCGGTGTGAATGTCACCTTACAGCTGCCAGGTAAAGAACTGACTGAAGTACCAGAAGCGGCCGCTTTTGTGCGCGATTTAGCCGAGCAGCTCAAAGCCCGTGATAGCAATTTAGAAGTGCGCTTAAGCGGTATTGTGATGATGAACGCATCATTCGCCGAAGCCGCTCAAAACGATATGGCCACGCTGGTACCACTGATGTTTTTGGTGGTGATTATTGTGCTTGGCTTTTTGCTACGCAGCGTTAGCGCCACTGTGGGCACGGTGTTTATTATTATGTTATCCATTGCTGGCGCCATGGGTATTTTTGGTTGGATGGGGTTAAAACTCACACCGCCCACAGCTTCTGCACCAACCATCATATTAACCATGGCCGTTGCCGATGCCGTGCATTTATTGGTTACCTTTTTATGGGGTATGCGCAGTGGAGGCTTAAATAAACAACAAGCTATGGTTGAAAGCCTGCGCGTAAACATGATGCCCATTTTCCTTACCTCGGTAACCACCGCGCTTGGCTTTTTAAGCATGAACTTTTCTGAAGTACCGCCACTTGCGCACTTGGGTAATATTGTGGCGCTGGGCGTTATGCTGGCGTTTATTCTCAGCGTCACGTTTTTGCCGGCACTTATTGCGGTATTACCCGTAAAAGTGAAGCCCCAAGCCCTTAACCAAAGCTATGGCACCAGCCTGGGTAAATTAGGCGCCTTGGTTATTCATCGCCGCAAACCCTTGCTGTGGGGCATGCTGGCTATTAGTGTAATGTTTACCGCTTTTGTGCCTAAAAACGAAATCAACGACGAATTCGTTAAATATTTTGACGAAAGCGTGCCCTTCCGCCTAGATACCGATTACGCATCCGAGCACTTAGTCAGCCCTTACACCATTGAGTATTCGTTTAAATCTGGCGAGGCCGGTGGCATAGCTGAGCCACAATACTTGAATAAAGTAGAGGCGTTTTCTAAGCATTTAGAAAGCTACCCCGAAGTGAGCCATGTCTTCACCCTTACAGATACCATGAAGCGGCTCAATAAAAACATGCACGGCGACGACCCAGCTTATTACAAGCTACCTGATTCGCGGGAACTCGCCGCACAGTATTTATTACTGTACGAAATGTCACTGCCTTATGGCCTCGATTTAAACAACCAAATCGATGTGGATAAATCGGCTACGCGTATCACCATGTCAACGGTAAGCCTTAGCAGTAACCAGGTTATCGAACTAGAAAAATCCATTAACCAATGGCTTGCGCAAAACGCTTCTGAATATAGCGTTGATGCCGCTAGCCCTAACTTAATGTTTGCTCACATTGGCGTGCGCAATGCACACAGTTTACTTGGCGGCACGACCATCGCTTTAATTCTGATCTCATTCATTTTAATTGCCGCTTTACGGTCGTTCAAAATTGGCGTTATCAGTTTAATTCCCAACTTGGTGCCGGCCGGTATTGCCTTTGGTATTTGGGGGCTAGTTAACGGCCAAATTGGTATGAGTGTTTCTATTGTGGCCGGTATGACGCTCGGTATTGTTGTTGACGATACCGTGCACTTTTTAAGTAAGTACTTACGTGCCCGCCGCGAAAAAGGCTACAGCGCACAAGAGGCTTGCCTATACGCCTTTACCCATGTTGGCCAAGCATTAGTGGTCACTACCTTAGTGCTGGTTGCCGGTTTTATGGTGCTTGCATTATCGACGTTTAAGCTCAATGCCGACATGGGCATTGTTACCGCGCTTACTATCGCGGTTGCACTCATTGTGGATTTCCTACTGCTGCCGCCACTACTGATGGCTTTAGATAAAGGTAAACATCGCCAAAGCGCCGCCAGTGGTGCGACGACCAACCACAGCGCAGAAAATATCGGCAATATCGAAAATTCCGTCGCCTAA